From the genome of Camelus dromedarius isolate mCamDro1 chromosome 19, mCamDro1.pat, whole genome shotgun sequence, one region includes:
- the LOC135318563 gene encoding histone H3.1-like has product MARTKQTARKSTGGKAPRKQLATKAARKSAPATGGVKKPHRYRPGTVALREIRRYQKSTELLIRKLPFQRLVREIAQDFKTDLSFQSSAVMAMQEACEAYLVGLFEDTNLCAIHAKRVTIMPKDIQLARRIRGERA; this is encoded by the coding sequence ATGGCTCGCACCAAGCAAACAGCCCGCAAGTCCACCGGCGGCAAGGCGCCGCGCAAGCAGCTGGCCACCAAGGCGGCCCGCAAGAGCGCGCCAGCCACGGGCGGCGTGAAGAAGCCGCACCGCTACCGGCCCGGCACGGTGGCCCTGCGCGAGATCCGCCGCTACCAGAAGTCCACGGAGCTGCTGATCCGCAAGCTGCCGTTCCAGCGGCTGGTGCGCGAGATCGCGCAGGACTTCAAGACCGACCTGAGCTTCCAGAGCTCGGCCGTGATGGCGATGCAGGAGGCGTGCGAGGCTTATCTGGTGGGGCTCTTCGAGGACACCAACCTGTGCGCCATCCACGCCAAGCGTGTCACCATCATGCCCAAGGACATCCAGCTTGCCCGCCGCATCCGCGGGGAGAGGGCATAA
- the LOC105089179 gene encoding histone H2B type 1-C/E/F/G/I: MPEPAKSAPAPKKGSKKAVTKAQKKDGKKRKRSRKESYSVYVYKVLKQVHPDTGISSKAMGIMNSFVNDIFERIAGEASRLAHYNKRSTITSREIQTAVRLLLPGELAKHAVSEGTKAVTKYTSSK, from the coding sequence ATGCCTGAGCCAGCTAAGTCGGCTCCAGCCCCGAAGAAGGGCTCCAAGAAGGCGGTGACTAAGGCGCAGAAAAAGGACGGCAAGAAGCGCAAGCGCAGCCGCAAGGAAAGCTACTCGGTGTATGTGTATAAGGTGCTGAAGCAGGTTCACCCGGACACCGGCATCTCGTCCAAGGCCATGGGCATCATGAACTCCTTTGTCAACGACATCTTCGAGCGCATCGCGGGCGAGGCGTCGCGCCTGGCGCACTACAACAAGCGCTCGACCATCACGTCCCGGGAGATCCAGACAGCCGTGCGCCTGCTGCTTCCCGGGGAGCTGGCTAAGCACGCCGTGTCTGAGGGCACCAAGGCCGTCACCAAGTACACCAGCTCCAAGTAA
- the LOC105089182 gene encoding histone H4, with protein sequence MPGRGKGGKGLGKGGAKRHRKVLRDNIQGITKPAIRRLARRGGVKRISGLIYEETRGVLKVFLENVIRDAVTYTEHAKRKTVTAMDVVYALKRQGRTLYGFGG encoded by the coding sequence ATGCCTGGACGTGGGAAGGGTGGAAAAGGCCTGGGAAAAGGAGGTGCCAAGCGCCACAGAAAGGTGCTACGGGACAACATCCAGGGTATTACTAAGCCCGCGATCCGTCGTCTGGCTCGGCGTGGTGGTGTCAAACGCATCTCCGGCCTCATCTACGAGGAGACCCGCGGGGTGCTGAAGGTGTTCTTGGAGAACGTGATCCGGGACGCGGTCACCTACACCGAGCACGCCAAGCGCAAGACGGTCACGGCCATGGACGTGGTCTACGCTCTCAAGCGCCAAGGACGCACCCTCTACGGCTTCGGTGGCTAA
- the LOC105089175 gene encoding histone H1.3 → MSETAPVAPVSPAPAEKTPVKKKAKKAGVAAGKRKASGPPVSELITKAVAASKERNGVSLAALKKALAAAGYDVEKNNSRIKLGLKSLVSKGTLVQTKGTGASGSFKLNKKAATGEAKPKAKKAGAAKPKKAAGAAKKPKKATGAATPKKSAKKTPKKVKKPVAAAGAKKVAKSPKKAKTAKPKKAAKSPAKAKTPKPKVAKAKAAKPKATKTKKAVSKKK, encoded by the coding sequence atgtcgGAGACTGCTCCAGTTGCTCCAGTCTCTCCTGCACCTGCAGAAAAAACACCTGTCAAGAAAAAGGCGAAAAAAGCGGGTGTAGCTGCTGGAAAGCGCAAAGCGTCCGGGCCTCCGGTGTCGGAGCTCATCACCAAGGCTGTCGCCGCTTCCAAGGAGCGCAATGGTGTGTCTTTGGCTGCGCTCAAGAAGGCGCTGGCGGCCGCCGGCTACGACGTGGAGAAGAACAACAGCCGCATCAAGTTGGGTCTTAAGAGCTTAGTAAGTAAGGGCACTCTGGTGCAGACCAAGGGCACCGGTGCCTCGGGCTCTTTTAAGCTTAACAAGAAGGCGGCCACTGGGGAAGCCAAGCCCAAGGCTAAGAAGGCGGGTGCGGCCAAGCCTAAgaaggctgctggggcagctAAGAAACCCAAGAAGGCGACGGGCGCGGCCACCCCGAAAAAAAGCGCTAAGAAGACCCCCAAGAAAGTGAAGAAGCCAGTGGCGGCTGCTGGAGCCAAGAAAGTGGCCAAAAGCCCCAAAAAGGCAAAGACGGCCAAACCTAAGAAGGCGGCTAAGAGTCCTGCAAAGGCCAAAACCCCTAAGCCCAAGGTAGCCAAGGCTAAAGCTGCCAAACCCAAGGCTACAAAGACGAAGAAGGCGGTCTCCAAGAAGAAGTAA
- the LOC116147777 gene encoding histone H3.1, translating to MARTKQTARKSTGGKAPRKQLATKAARKSAPATGGVKKPHRYRPGTVALREIRRYQKSTELLIRKLPFQRLVREIAQDFKTDLRFQSSAVMALQEACEAYLVGLFEDTNLCAIHAKRVTIMPKDIQLARRIRGERA from the coding sequence ATGGCTCGCACCAAGCAAACAGCCCGCAAGTCCACCGGCGGCAAAGCGCCGCGCAAGCAGCTGGCCACCAAGGCGGCCCGCAAGAGCGCGCCGGCCACGGGCGGCGTGAAGAAGCCGCACCGCTACCGGCCCGGCACGGTGGCCCTGCGCGAGATCCGCCGCTACCAGAAGTCCACGGAGCTGCTGATCCGCAAGCTGCCGTTCCAGCGGCTGGTGCGCGAGATCGCGCAGGACTTCAAGACCGACCTGCGCTTCCAGAGCTCGGCCGTGATGGCGCTGCAGGAGGCGTGCGAGGCCTACCTGGTGGGGCTCTTCGAGGACACCAACCTGTGCGCCATCCACGCCAAGCGTGTCACCATCATGCCCAAGGACATCCAGCTTGCCCGCCGCATCCGCGGGGAGAGGGCATAA
- the LOC116147779 gene encoding histone H2A type 1-B: MSGRGKQGGKARAKAKTRSSRAGLQFPVGRVHRLLRKGNYSERVGAGAPVYLAAVLEYLTAEILELAGNAARDNKKTRIIPRHLQLAIRNDEELNKLLGRVTIAQGGVLPNIQAVLLPKKTESHHKAKGK; this comes from the coding sequence ATGTCTGGACGTGGTAAACAGGGCGGCAAAGCTCGCGCCAAGGCCAAGACCCGCTCTTCGCGGGCCGGGCTCCAGTTCCCCGTGGGCCGAGTGCACCGCCTGCTCCGCAAAGGCAACTACTCCGAGCGTGTTGGTGCTGGAGCGCCGGTGTACCTGGCGGCGGTGCTGGAGTACCTGACGGCCGAGATCCTGGAACTGGCGGGCAACGCGGCCCGCGACAACAAGAAGACCCGCATCATCCCGCGCCACCTGCAGCTAGCCATCCGCAACGATGAGGAGCTCAACAAGCTACTCGGTCGCGTGACTATCGCTCAGGGCGGCGTCCTGCCCAATATTCAGGCGGTGCTGCTGCCCAAGAAGACTGAGAGCCACCACAAGGCCAAGGGCAAGTGA